The Gottschalkia purinilytica genome has a segment encoding these proteins:
- a CDS encoding energy-coupling factor transporter transmembrane component T family protein → MLRTIINLSKVNKLSKVHPIEKIILFLFPIVILAFVRDLTMPVLLNIAVMIVLNMIIESPKHILIKFVKGIFIFSLLTSITVVFDYGIKHTVILILKSLSGVLCIFSFVITTPMEDVFYLTSNIKGVREINDIAKNMIRFLILVEDEYFIITKAMESRLGLNSVGYKIKNIGKILGILFINILNRWKEIKDSIDSRGYSGKTVYMERDYKFSGKRFLGICLYNIILVTSIFYANF, encoded by the coding sequence ATGCTAAGAACGATAATAAATCTTTCGAAAGTCAATAAGCTATCAAAGGTACATCCTATAGAAAAGATTATATTATTTTTATTTCCAATTGTAATACTGGCATTTGTGAGGGATCTCACAATGCCAGTATTACTTAATATAGCTGTAATGATTGTTCTCAATATGATAATTGAAAGTCCAAAACATATATTAATAAAGTTTGTAAAAGGAATATTTATATTTTCTTTACTTACTTCCATAACTGTTGTATTTGACTATGGCATAAAGCACACAGTTATTTTAATATTAAAAAGCTTATCAGGAGTGTTATGTATATTTTCATTTGTGATAACGACTCCGATGGAAGATGTCTTTTACTTAACTTCAAATATAAAAGGGGTTAGAGAGATAAATGATATAGCTAAAAATATGATAAGATTTTTAATTTTAGTAGAAGACGAATATTTTATAATAACTAAAGCTATGGAATCTAGATTAGGGCTTAATTCTGTTGGTTATAAGATAAAAAATATTGGTAAGATATTAGGAATACTTTTTATAAATATACTAAACAGATGGAAAGAAATAAAAGATTCTATAGATAGTAGAGGATATAGCGGAAAAACTGTATATATGGAAAGAGATTATAAATTTTCAGGTAAAAGATTTCTTGGTATATGCTTATACAATATAATATTAGTAACATCTATATTTTACGCCAATTTTTAA
- a CDS encoding sirohydrochlorin chelatase produces the protein MKGLIVIGHGSRAGDAGEIFFKVVEGLKNKLEGSKVEGCFMELSKPYIPETIERMYEEGVKDFTILPYFLFPGIHIKEDIPEILKKAKEKHEDIKISVADPIGYHEGLIDILKERAEGEAKCI, from the coding sequence ATGAAAGGATTAATAGTAATAGGACACGGAAGTAGAGCAGGAGATGCAGGAGAAATATTTTTTAAGGTGGTAGAAGGATTAAAAAATAAGTTAGAAGGATCAAAAGTAGAAGGTTGTTTTATGGAATTATCAAAGCCATATATACCAGAAACTATAGAGAGAATGTATGAAGAAGGAGTAAAAGACTTCACTATATTACCTTACTTCTTATTCCCAGGTATTCATATAAAAGAAGATATACCTGAAATATTAAAAAAAGCTAAAGAAAAGCACGAAGACATTAAAATTTCAGTAGCAGATCCTATAGGATATCATGAGGGTTTAATAGATATATTAAAAGAAAGAGCAGAAGGTGAAGCAAAGTGTATATAA
- a CDS encoding HEAT repeat domain-containing protein — MNDDQLCDEFVLELQEKIPEISDFNDIGRLRTCHKEVVPILLKYLDKFEGSNYKEGIVRALGVKGFTEATETLIKEFSSSNDRYYKWAIGDSLFMIQDKRFEDEYIEIVKNKKHGSARQMVVIGIGRIKSEKAIPILIDLLDDEEVNGHVIIALGYYKDPKLIKYIEPFIDHKEAWKRNEAKKALKKMGYFKQQEDESN; from the coding sequence ATGAATGATGATCAGCTATGTGATGAGTTTGTTTTAGAATTACAAGAAAAAATTCCAGAGATCTCTGATTTTAATGACATAGGAAGATTAAGGACGTGTCATAAAGAGGTAGTACCAATATTATTAAAATACCTTGATAAGTTTGAGGGAAGTAACTATAAAGAAGGTATAGTAAGAGCATTAGGAGTGAAAGGATTTACAGAAGCAACTGAAACATTAATTAAAGAATTTAGTTCTAGTAATGATAGATATTATAAATGGGCAATTGGAGATTCTTTATTCATGATTCAAGATAAAAGATTTGAAGACGAGTATATAGAAATCGTTAAAAATAAAAAACATGGAAGTGCAAGACAAATGGTTGTAATTGGCATAGGCAGAATAAAAAGTGAAAAAGCTATACCTATACTAATAGATCTATTAGATGATGAAGAAGTAAATGGACATGTTATAATAGCTTTAGGATACTATAAAGATCCTAAACTAATTAAATATATTGAACCTTTTATAGATCATAAGGAAGCTTGGAAAAGAAATGAAGCAAAAAAAGCTTTGAAAAAGATGGGATACTTTAAACAACAGGAAGACGAAAGTAATTAA
- a CDS encoding ABC transporter ATP-binding protein, with the protein MGLIIKGVSKKFYSKHKETHTLSNVDLSFEKGEFICLLGPSGCGKSTLLNIVAGLETPTEGKVYLNGKEIEGVGVDRAVMFQESALFPWLRVIDNVEFGMKIAGVPKEERREKALHYLKMVHLTKFQNSFIHELSGGMRQRVALARALTLDSEVLLMDEPFAALDSQTKSILQAEVQKIWWETKKTIIFVTHNVEEAVLLADKVIVMSANPGRVKREFKIELARPRRADSIDLAYVATEVMKELKEEVEKVAKSEYDNDWNIEKDSVLYSTDNNMGAGL; encoded by the coding sequence TTGGGGCTAATTATAAAAGGGGTTAGTAAGAAGTTTTATTCGAAACATAAAGAAACCCATACACTAAGTAACGTAGATCTTTCTTTTGAGAAAGGAGAGTTTATATGCTTACTTGGGCCATCTGGTTGTGGGAAATCAACGCTACTAAATATAGTAGCCGGATTGGAAACTCCTACAGAAGGAAAGGTATATTTAAATGGAAAAGAAATAGAGGGAGTAGGGGTTGATAGAGCTGTAATGTTTCAAGAATCAGCATTATTTCCTTGGCTAAGAGTTATAGATAATGTTGAATTTGGTATGAAAATAGCAGGAGTTCCAAAGGAAGAAAGACGAGAAAAAGCACTTCACTATCTAAAGATGGTTCATTTAACTAAGTTTCAAAATTCATTTATACATGAGCTATCAGGAGGTATGAGACAAAGGGTAGCTCTTGCAAGAGCATTAACACTTGATTCAGAAGTGTTATTGATGGATGAACCATTTGCGGCATTAGACAGTCAAACTAAAAGTATCTTACAAGCAGAGGTACAGAAGATATGGTGGGAAACTAAAAAGACTATAATATTCGTTACTCATAATGTGGAAGAGGCTGTTTTACTTGCAGATAAGGTAATTGTTATGTCAGCCAATCCAGGTAGAGTAAAAAGAGAATTTAAAATAGAACTTGCTAGACCAAGAAGAGCAGACAGTATAGATTTAGCATATGTAGCTACAGAAGTTATGAAAGAGCTTAAAGAGGAGGTGGAGAAGGTTGCGAAATCAGAATATGACAATGACTGGAATATTGAAAAAGATAGCGTTCTATATTCTACTGATAATAATATGGGAGCTGGTTTATAG
- a CDS encoding energy-coupling factor ABC transporter substrate-binding protein, producing the protein MENKRTNILLILALVLVVGSSLVIGSRTGDLEGADALAEEHILESNKDFEPWFEHIWEPPSGEIESALFALQAAIGGMVIGYYIGVKKNAKNDNKSFESQ; encoded by the coding sequence ATGGAAAATAAGAGAACAAATATATTATTAATATTAGCTTTAGTTTTGGTAGTTGGAAGTTCACTTGTAATAGGTTCGAGAACAGGAGATTTAGAAGGTGCAGATGCTTTAGCAGAAGAACATATATTAGAATCAAACAAAGACTTTGAGCCTTGGTTTGAGCATATATGGGAACCACCTTCTGGAGAAATAGAAAGTGCATTATTTGCACTACAAGCTGCTATAGGTGGAATGGTGATAGGCTATTATATAGGTGTAAAGAAGAATGCTAAGAACGATAATAAATCTTTCGAAAGTCAATAA
- a CDS encoding SDR family NAD(P)-dependent oxidoreductase produces the protein MNLFDLTGKIAIVTGASSGLGVQFAKALARQGADVAIVARRLEKLESLSKEITSMGRKCLAVKCDVTNEQDIINAVKKIVNEYGTIDILVNNAGISVVEKVEEHSLELWNKVIQTNLTGVFLFAREVGKTMIKNKYGKVINTASINGHVGSLGGTNTAYCASKGAVVNFTRALSAEWAPYNITVNAIGPGCFESEMTAELIGNEFFEQLVKSRCPMGRMGRQGELDGALIYLASDASSYTTGQTIFVDGGWTSV, from the coding sequence ATGAATTTATTTGATTTAACTGGAAAGATAGCTATTGTTACAGGAGCTTCATCTGGATTAGGAGTACAATTTGCAAAAGCATTAGCTAGACAGGGAGCTGATGTTGCAATTGTAGCAAGAAGACTAGAAAAACTAGAATCTCTTTCTAAAGAAATTACTTCAATGGGTAGAAAGTGTTTAGCTGTAAAATGTGATGTAACTAACGAACAAGATATAATTAATGCAGTTAAAAAAATAGTAAATGAGTATGGAACTATAGATATCCTTGTTAATAATGCAGGTATTTCAGTAGTTGAAAAAGTTGAAGAACACTCTCTTGAACTATGGAATAAAGTTATTCAAACAAATCTTACTGGTGTATTTCTTTTTGCACGAGAAGTTGGAAAGACAATGATTAAGAATAAATATGGTAAGGTTATTAACACAGCATCTATAAATGGTCATGTAGGAAGTTTAGGCGGAACTAATACTGCGTATTGTGCGTCTAAAGGTGCAGTAGTTAACTTTACTAGAGCATTATCAGCAGAATGGGCACCGTATAATATAACAGTAAATGCTATAGGACCTGGATGTTTTGAATCTGAAATGACAGCTGAATTAATAGGCAATGAATTTTTTGAGCAACTTGTTAAATCTAGATGTCCAATGGGAAGAATGGGTAGACAAGGTGAACTTGATGGAGCACTTATATATCTTGCTTCTGACGCATCAAGCTATACTACTGGACAAACAATATTTGTAGATGGTGGTTGGACATCAGTGTAA
- a CDS encoding ABC transporter permease yields MRNQNMTMTGILKKIAFYILLIIIWELVYRLGVDVFKVWKAYSFPSPLNVLKSIYVLMEEKILWIAVLTSMKRLLIGYAISLVVGLALGLVIVRYKYIDENLTPLILGLQTLPSVCWIPFAILWYGISEESIIFVIAMGSMFAISIATESAIKNIQPLYTKAARTMGAKGMKLYFNVTLPAALPTIVSGLKQGWSFAWRALISGEMISATKGLGHVLMVGRDLADIGQVVAVMLIIIALGLLLDKAVFGKIEASIRQRWGLEANR; encoded by the coding sequence TTGCGAAATCAGAATATGACAATGACTGGAATATTGAAAAAGATAGCGTTCTATATTCTACTGATAATAATATGGGAGCTGGTTTATAGGTTAGGTGTAGATGTATTTAAAGTATGGAAAGCATATTCTTTTCCATCACCTCTTAATGTGTTGAAAAGCATATATGTATTGATGGAAGAAAAAATACTCTGGATAGCAGTACTTACTAGTATGAAAAGACTTTTAATAGGATATGCAATATCACTAGTTGTAGGATTAGCACTAGGATTAGTTATAGTTAGATATAAATATATAGATGAAAACCTAACACCTTTAATACTAGGTTTACAAACATTACCTAGTGTGTGCTGGATACCATTCGCTATTCTTTGGTATGGAATAAGTGAAGAGTCTATTATATTTGTAATTGCTATGGGGTCTATGTTCGCTATTTCCATAGCTACAGAATCAGCTATAAAGAATATTCAACCTTTATATACAAAAGCAGCTAGAACAATGGGTGCTAAAGGAATGAAACTATATTTTAATGTTACACTTCCAGCTGCACTTCCTACTATAGTATCAGGACTTAAACAAGGTTGGTCATTTGCATGGAGAGCCTTAATTTCAGGAGAAATGATTTCTGCAACAAAGGGGCTAGGTCATGTACTTATGGTAGGTAGAGACCTTGCAGATATAGGTCAAGTGGTGGCAGTTATGTTAATTATAATAGCATTGGGTTTATTATTAGATAAAGCTGTCTTTGGAAAAATTGAAGCAAGTATAAGACAAAGATGGGGACTAGAAGCAAACAGATAG
- a CDS encoding energy-coupling factor ABC transporter permease, whose product MGKRINKILYSLLVLIFIPKFAYAMHIAEGFLPPAWSLSYFLLCLPFTYLGIKDIRKKANITKDMKLFISLAGAYCFILSALKLPSFTGSSSHPTGIGFGAITLGPFVMTIIGLIVLLFQALFLAHGGLTTLGANTFSMAVVGPIVSYLVYKCFKNKKLGIFFASALGNLITYMVTATQLAIAMPSKTGGILGAWTKFMSIFAVTQIPLAIAEGILTVLMFNVIEKYSKTELDALRGEVFYGK is encoded by the coding sequence TTGGGAAAAAGAATAAACAAAATTTTATATAGTTTACTCGTATTAATCTTTATACCCAAATTTGCTTATGCTATGCATATAGCAGAAGGTTTTTTACCACCTGCATGGAGTTTATCATACTTCTTACTGTGTTTACCTTTTACATATCTAGGTATTAAAGATATTAGAAAAAAGGCTAACATAACTAAAGATATGAAACTTTTTATATCACTTGCAGGAGCATATTGTTTTATTCTTTCAGCATTAAAACTTCCCTCATTTACAGGTAGTAGCTCACATCCAACAGGTATAGGTTTTGGAGCTATAACACTAGGTCCTTTTGTAATGACAATCATAGGTCTTATCGTACTTTTATTTCAAGCTTTGTTTTTAGCACATGGTGGCTTGACTACATTAGGGGCAAATACATTTTCAATGGCAGTAGTAGGTCCTATTGTTTCATATTTGGTTTACAAGTGTTTTAAGAACAAGAAACTAGGAATATTCTTTGCTTCAGCACTTGGAAATCTTATAACTTACATGGTAACAGCTACGCAACTTGCTATTGCGATGCCTTCTAAAACAGGAGGTATATTAGGTGCATGGACTAAATTCATGTCAATATTTGCAGTAACTCAAATACCACTTGCAATAGCAGAAGGAATACTTACAGTCTTAATGTTTAATGTTATTGAAAAATATTCTAAGACTGAATTAGATGCTCTTAGGGGTGAGGTATTCTATGGAAAATAA
- the cysD gene encoding sulfate adenylyltransferase subunit CysD, with product MDHLDKLEAQSIYILREAYKKLGKLGMLWSIGKDSTVMLWLAQKAFYGHCPFPLIHVDTKYKIPEMIEYRDRLAKELNLDLIVNTNEEAIKNGMGPHEGRLVCCKALKTDGLQQVVTNYEFEGLILGIRRDEEGSRSKERVFSERNSDSEWNYADQPPELWDQFKTDFKKGNHIRVHPILHWNEIDIWEYIKRENIPIIDLYFSKNGKRYRSLGCAPCTNPIESNASNLDEIIEELKNTQETERSGRAQDQEDAHAMEKLRKEGYM from the coding sequence ATGGATCATTTAGACAAATTAGAGGCACAAAGTATTTATATATTAAGAGAAGCTTATAAAAAGTTAGGAAAATTAGGAATGTTATGGTCTATAGGAAAGGATTCTACAGTAATGTTATGGTTAGCTCAGAAAGCTTTCTATGGACATTGCCCTTTCCCATTAATACATGTAGATACTAAATATAAGATTCCAGAAATGATTGAATATAGAGATAGACTAGCAAAAGAATTAAACTTAGATCTAATAGTTAATACAAATGAAGAAGCTATAAAAAATGGAATGGGACCACATGAAGGTAGGCTTGTTTGCTGTAAAGCTCTTAAAACAGATGGTCTTCAGCAAGTGGTTACAAATTATGAATTTGAAGGACTTATATTAGGAATAAGAAGAGATGAAGAAGGTTCAAGATCTAAAGAAAGAGTATTTAGTGAGAGAAATAGTGACTCAGAATGGAACTATGCAGATCAACCACCAGAGCTTTGGGATCAATTTAAAACAGACTTTAAAAAAGGAAATCACATTAGGGTTCATCCTATACTACATTGGAATGAAATAGATATCTGGGAGTATATCAAAAGAGAGAATATACCAATAATAGACTTATACTTCTCTAAAAATGGAAAGAGATATAGAAGTTTAGGCTGTGCTCCTTGTACAAATCCGATAGAGTCAAATGCATCTAATTTAGATGAGATAATAGAGGAATTAAAAAACACTCAAGAAACAGAAAGATCAGGAAGAGCTCAAGATCAAGAAGATGCACATGCTATGGAAAAACTAAGAAAAGAAGGATATATGTAA
- a CDS encoding lysoplasmalogenase family protein produces MTSIGYKSLALKILLVIISILYISFLYIDFFNVRTFISSDVIKFIAIILCFFITLLTGEDSLNPRDLFLLKAGFFITILADLCLIIIDDFILGVSLFCMVQIFYSIRYKVDEFHPILVRFMIVFLVVMVIYLIVNFFVIKIDVLFAVALFYSICLIDSVVRGIKACKNNLYPYPNKYMIAYGMILFLLCDINVGLFNINRFINVSGDFGKLLHNTSFLLIWIFYIPSQVLLSLSGYDFNKKRNLKI; encoded by the coding sequence GTGACAAGTATAGGTTATAAATCATTAGCTCTCAAAATTTTATTAGTAATAATTTCTATACTATATATTTCGTTTTTATATATAGATTTTTTTAATGTAAGGACTTTTATATCATCAGACGTTATTAAATTTATAGCTATAATACTATGTTTTTTTATAACGCTTCTAACAGGAGAAGATTCTCTTAATCCAAGAGACTTATTTTTACTTAAGGCTGGATTTTTTATTACTATTCTTGCAGACTTATGTCTTATTATTATTGATGATTTTATTTTAGGAGTATCTCTTTTTTGTATGGTTCAAATATTTTATTCTATTAGATATAAAGTTGATGAATTTCATCCAATACTAGTAAGATTCATGATTGTATTCTTAGTTGTCATGGTTATTTATTTGATAGTTAACTTTTTTGTTATAAAAATTGATGTTTTATTTGCAGTAGCTTTGTTTTATTCTATATGTCTGATAGATAGTGTTGTAAGAGGAATAAAAGCTTGTAAGAATAACTTATATCCATATCCAAATAAGTATATGATAGCCTATGGCATGATATTGTTTCTTTTATGTGATATAAATGTAGGTTTATTTAATATAAATAGATTCATAAATGTTTCAGGGGACTTTGGTAAATTATTACACAATACTTCATTTCTACTAATATGGATTTTTTATATACCTTCTCAAGTTTTACTTTCTTTAAGTGGATACGATTTTAACAAAAAAAGAAATTTAAAGATTTAA
- a CDS encoding GTP-binding protein has protein sequence MNRESLNIVVVGHVDHGKSTLIGRLLFDTDSLPQGAIEKVKRISKEKGKDFEYAYLLDAFEEEQKQGITIDTTRLQFKTDKRDYVIIDAPGHKEFLKNMISGAASAEAAILMVDANEGIQEQSKRHGYILSLLGIQKVYVAVNKMDLVDYSEERYSEVRKDFDRFLNTLGVYPIKYIPVSAFYGDNIAEKSEKMPWYNGESILDAIDSLEKEKGLEEKSLRFPIQDIYKFDHRRIIAGRIESGSLKVGDEIVILPSNKTTKVKSIEYWVEKDKKEEVSAGMSVGIIVEDEFFYKRGEIISHKDDIPVVTDTFGGNLFWLGKNDLEKGKKYKLKLSTLEIECEIAKIDKVIDASTLETIENGERVKKNDVAEITIKTKEPIALDEFKNIQSTGRFVLVDDLDVSGGGIITRGSSFEVEKKFKSEDGKVLSIRPRLVTRKDREERLGTASKVIWLTGKAGCGKREIAVNLEKELFDSGKNVYYLDYNQVAESKDDSEGIREVTKVASILQEVGNIVIVTSNYLLREEKEYIKSQVGKENFIEVYVEAPDEVCIERIAPGEKLIDLNERSRDPFISLYIDDPNFDSGEKAKALLGIIL, from the coding sequence ATGAACAGAGAGAGTTTAAATATAGTTGTAGTTGGACACGTAGACCATGGGAAGTCTACACTTATAGGAAGACTTTTATTTGATACAGACTCATTGCCTCAAGGGGCTATAGAAAAGGTAAAAAGAATTTCTAAAGAAAAAGGAAAAGATTTTGAGTATGCATATCTATTAGATGCATTTGAAGAAGAACAAAAACAAGGTATAACTATAGATACGACAAGACTTCAATTTAAAACTGATAAAAGAGATTACGTAATAATAGATGCACCAGGACATAAGGAGTTTTTAAAAAATATGATATCAGGTGCAGCTAGTGCAGAAGCAGCTATTTTAATGGTAGATGCAAATGAGGGTATACAAGAACAATCTAAAAGACATGGATATATACTATCTCTTTTAGGTATTCAGAAAGTATACGTAGCAGTAAATAAAATGGACTTAGTAGATTATTCAGAAGAAAGATATAGTGAAGTAAGAAAAGACTTTGATAGATTCTTAAATACATTAGGAGTTTATCCTATAAAATATATACCAGTATCAGCTTTTTATGGGGATAACATAGCTGAAAAATCAGAAAAAATGCCTTGGTATAATGGAGAAAGTATATTAGATGCAATAGATAGCTTAGAAAAGGAAAAAGGATTAGAAGAAAAATCTTTAAGATTCCCTATACAAGATATATATAAATTTGATCATAGAAGAATAATAGCAGGGAGAATAGAATCAGGTAGCTTAAAAGTTGGTGATGAGATAGTTATATTACCAAGTAATAAGACTACTAAAGTAAAGTCAATAGAATATTGGGTAGAGAAAGATAAAAAAGAAGAAGTAAGTGCAGGTATGTCAGTTGGAATAATAGTAGAGGATGAATTCTTCTATAAAAGGGGAGAGATAATATCTCATAAAGATGATATACCAGTAGTAACTGATACATTTGGTGGAAACCTATTTTGGTTAGGGAAAAACGACTTAGAAAAAGGGAAAAAATATAAATTAAAACTTTCTACGTTAGAGATAGAATGTGAAATAGCTAAAATAGATAAAGTTATAGATGCTTCTACTTTAGAGACTATTGAAAATGGTGAAAGAGTAAAGAAAAATGATGTTGCTGAAATAACTATAAAAACAAAAGAGCCAATAGCACTAGATGAATTTAAAAATATTCAAAGTACAGGAAGATTTGTTCTTGTAGATGACTTAGATGTTAGTGGTGGAGGAATCATAACAAGAGGAAGTAGCTTTGAAGTTGAGAAGAAATTTAAATCAGAGGATGGAAAAGTACTCTCTATAAGACCTAGACTCGTGACGAGAAAAGATAGAGAAGAAAGACTAGGAACTGCAAGTAAAGTTATATGGTTAACAGGAAAAGCTGGATGTGGTAAAAGAGAAATAGCTGTAAATCTAGAAAAAGAATTATTTGATAGTGGAAAGAATGTGTACTATTTAGACTATAACCAAGTTGCAGAAAGTAAAGATGATAGTGAAGGTATAAGGGAAGTAACTAAAGTAGCAAGTATACTTCAAGAAGTAGGAAATATAGTCATAGTTACATCAAACTATCTTTTAAGGGAAGAAAAAGAATATATAAAATCTCAAGTTGGAAAAGAAAATTTCATAGAAGTATATGTGGAAGCACCAGATGAAGTATGTATAGAAAGAATAGCACCAGGAGAAAAGTTAATAGATCTAAATGAAAGATCGAGAGATCCATTCATATCATTATATATAGATGATCCTAATTTTGATAGTGGAGAAAAAGCTAAAGCGCTTTTAGGGATTATACTTTAA
- a CDS encoding imm11 family protein has protein sequence MRIWHLNFELEKYDMMKVTKEEDCLILLEFDGTKKKDTWELLSVTRMEEEEFLSDAPGFIHPAIPIFNYKALNILKDLIDDSIEALELRCEEGEFHAINVIKVLNCIDYEKSEYKTFEDSKKIMRFEKYVFKEECVKGNNIFKIVDEPKSKVFVSDKFREKVLESGLTGFKFDLVWDSEEE, from the coding sequence TTGAGGATATGGCATCTTAATTTTGAACTTGAAAAATATGATATGATGAAAGTAACAAAAGAAGAAGATTGTTTAATACTTCTTGAATTTGATGGCACAAAGAAGAAAGATACTTGGGAACTGTTATCTGTAACTAGAATGGAAGAAGAAGAGTTTTTAAGTGATGCTCCAGGATTTATTCACCCTGCAATACCTATATTTAATTATAAGGCTCTAAATATATTAAAAGACTTAATAGATGATAGTATAGAAGCACTTGAATTAAGGTGTGAAGAAGGTGAGTTTCACGCTATAAATGTAATAAAAGTTTTAAACTGTATAGACTATGAAAAATCAGAATACAAGACATTTGAAGATAGTAAGAAGATAATGAGATTTGAAAAATATGTATTTAAAGAAGAATGTGTTAAGGGGAATAACATATTCAAAATAGTTGATGAACCAAAGAGCAAGGTATTCGTTTCTGATAAATTTAGAGAAAAAGTTCTAGAAAGTGGATTAACAGGGTTTAAATTTGATTTAGTATGGGATTCTGAAGAAGAATAA
- a CDS encoding class I SAM-dependent methyltransferase: MDNNKASTTAIMCAFSRAYHSMYDSPKIFDDFLAHHMLTEEEFCGISKHMANGINFFNPEQAHLYPDQESALKWVIQSQIAPTTLARSKYTEDMLENAIRLGVEQYVILGSGLDTFAFRKPELLNHIKVFEIDHPSTQALKLERIKNLGWNISPNLNFIPVDFSKDSFEKALLKSSYSQHKRSFFSWLGVTYYLTKDEILNVLKTIVNISPKGSSIVFDYPNTNIFNPLNTTNRVRNMVELARSSGEPMKTGFEYSELESELEKIGLLIYEHLTPEDIQDRYFKERTDYYSAFEDINYALAVVQ, from the coding sequence ATGGATAATAATAAAGCAAGTACAACTGCAATAATGTGTGCATTTTCTCGTGCATATCATTCAATGTATGACAGTCCAAAAATATTTGATGATTTTCTTGCACATCATATGCTTACAGAAGAAGAATTCTGTGGTATCTCAAAACATATGGCTAATGGTATTAATTTTTTCAATCCAGAACAGGCTCACTTATATCCTGACCAGGAATCAGCATTAAAATGGGTAATACAGTCACAGATTGCACCTACTACCTTAGCTAGAAGTAAATATACTGAGGATATGTTGGAAAATGCTATCAGGTTAGGAGTAGAGCAATATGTTATCCTTGGTTCTGGCTTAGATACTTTTGCATTTAGAAAACCCGAATTATTAAATCATATAAAAGTTTTTGAGATCGATCATCCTTCTACTCAGGCTCTTAAACTTGAACGAATAAAAAACTTAGGTTGGAACATTAGCCCTAATCTTAACTTTATACCTGTTGACTTTTCAAAAGATAGTTTTGAAAAAGCTCTTCTTAAATCATCTTATAGTCAACACAAACGAAGTTTTTTTAGTTGGCTTGGAGTAACTTACTATTTAACTAAAGATGAAATATTGAACGTACTTAAAACTATTGTTAATATATCCCCTAAAGGCAGCTCCATAGTCTTTGATTATCCTAATACTAACATATTCAATCCTCTTAATACAACTAATCGTGTTCGTAATATGGTAGAACTTGCTCGTAGTAGTGGAGAGCCTATGAAAACAGGATTTGAATATTCAGAACTTGAATCTGAATTAGAAAAAATAGGACTTCTTATTTACGAACATCTAACTCCTGAAGATATACAAGATAGATACTTCAAAGAAAGAACTGACTATTATTCTGCATTTGAAGATATTAATTATGCATTAGCAGTTGTTCAATAA